The following are encoded together in the Paludisphaera mucosa genome:
- a CDS encoding FAD-dependent oxidoreductase: protein MTTRRELLRRCGRGLSLLPWLAASAPRREALAGLAAPRGEIAADLVIVGGGVGGVAAALAALRSGLRVVLTEPTDWIGGQLTSQAVPPDEHPWIEQFGSSTSYRGYRTGVRDYYKRTAPLTAEALANPFLNPGGGGVSRLCHEPRVSLAVLTDLLAHYASLGRLLTLLEHEPVRAEVQGDRVRAVSVRNRRTGAEITLTAPYFLDATELGDLLPMAGVEHVVGAESRAETGEPHALDAAAPGVQQAFTVCFPMEHRPGEDHTIDRPEEYDFWRGFVPELSPPWPGKLLDLSYTHPITLKANNQGFDPTGKGKGLWLYRRILDPSIYRPGVYDGGGVTLVNWPQNDYLLGPLVAEGQTSEQAEAHVRRAKQLSLSLLYWMQTECPRPDGGTGWKGLRLRPDMVGTDDGLAKAPYVRESRRIRAEFTVTENHVGTEARRKATGAEDVAAEPFWDSVGVGSYRIDLHPATGGKNYVDVSSLPFQIPLGALLPVRVENLLPACKNLGVTHISNGCYRLHPVEWQIGEAAGALVAHCLAIKEPPKAVRADRKRFDAFQDKLKAQGVDVAWPKLTPR, encoded by the coding sequence ATGACGACCCGTCGCGAACTGCTCCGGCGCTGCGGCCGGGGCCTCTCGCTCCTGCCGTGGCTCGCCGCCTCCGCCCCGCGCCGCGAGGCCCTCGCCGGGCTCGCCGCCCCCCGCGGCGAGATCGCCGCCGACCTGGTGATCGTCGGCGGGGGCGTGGGGGGCGTCGCCGCCGCTCTCGCGGCCCTTCGGAGCGGCCTGCGGGTCGTCCTCACCGAGCCCACCGACTGGATCGGCGGCCAGCTCACCAGCCAGGCTGTCCCGCCGGACGAGCACCCCTGGATCGAGCAGTTCGGCTCGTCGACGAGCTATCGCGGCTACCGCACGGGGGTCCGCGACTACTACAAGCGGACCGCCCCGCTGACGGCCGAGGCGCTCGCGAACCCGTTCCTCAACCCAGGCGGCGGGGGCGTCTCGCGGCTCTGCCACGAGCCCCGCGTGAGCCTCGCCGTGCTGACCGACCTGCTCGCGCACTACGCCTCGCTCGGCCGACTCCTCACCCTGCTCGAACACGAGCCAGTCCGGGCCGAGGTCCAGGGCGACCGCGTCCGGGCCGTGTCCGTCCGGAACCGCCGCACCGGGGCCGAGATCACGCTGACGGCGCCGTACTTCCTCGACGCCACCGAGCTGGGCGACCTGCTGCCGATGGCCGGCGTCGAGCACGTCGTCGGGGCCGAGTCCCGGGCCGAGACCGGCGAGCCCCACGCGCTCGACGCGGCGGCCCCCGGCGTCCAGCAGGCGTTCACCGTCTGCTTCCCGATGGAGCACCGCCCCGGCGAGGACCACACGATCGACCGGCCCGAGGAATACGACTTCTGGCGGGGATTCGTCCCCGAGCTGTCGCCGCCGTGGCCGGGCAAGCTCCTCGATCTGAGCTACACCCACCCGATCACCCTTAAGGCCAACAACCAGGGGTTCGACCCGACCGGCAAGGGGAAGGGCCTCTGGCTCTACCGTCGGATCCTCGACCCCTCGATCTACCGTCCCGGCGTGTACGACGGCGGCGGCGTGACGCTCGTCAACTGGCCTCAAAACGACTACCTGCTCGGGCCGCTCGTCGCCGAGGGCCAGACGTCCGAGCAGGCCGAGGCCCACGTCCGCCGCGCCAAACAGCTCAGCCTCTCGCTCCTGTACTGGATGCAGACCGAGTGCCCGCGGCCCGACGGCGGGACGGGCTGGAAGGGCCTGCGGCTCCGACCCGACATGGTGGGGACCGACGACGGCCTGGCCAAGGCCCCCTACGTCCGCGAGTCGCGCCGGATCCGCGCCGAGTTCACCGTCACCGAGAACCACGTCGGCACCGAGGCCCGCCGCAAGGCGACCGGCGCGGAAGACGTCGCGGCCGAGCCGTTCTGGGACTCCGTCGGCGTCGGCAGCTACCGGATCGACCTGCACCCGGCGACCGGCGGCAAGAACTACGTCGACGTCAGCTCGCTCCCCTTCCAGATCCCCCTGGGCGCGCTCCTGCCCGTCCGCGTCGAGAACCTGCTCCCCGCCTGCAAGAACCTGGGCGTCACGCACATCTCCAACGGCTGCTACCGCCTCCATCCCGTCGAATGGCAGATCGGCGAGGCCGCCGGCGCGCTAGTCGCCCACTGCCTGGCGATCAAGGAGCCCCCGAAGGCCGTCCGGGCCGACCGCAAGCGGTTCGACGCCTTCCAGGACAAGCTGAAGGCCCAAGGGGTCGACGTCGCCTGGCCCAAGCTGACGCCGCGGTGA
- a CDS encoding carbon-nitrogen hydrolase family protein has product MNRILLPVLLGLTNLASISAAALVKDEPGPPPAAKMDRPPRKVVVGTAILGAHGEYPGLERRLQALGGLVDEMARRAAERRPARGLDLAILPETAVTTTSGDARSRAVPLEGPVQDFFGDLARKHKTYILATMDLAEPGPKGTTCSNAAVLFDRRGEVAGIYAKRHPVAYVGSDVLEGGVAPGRDCPVFACDFGRLGVQICWDVQYDDGWDALAKAGAEIVAWPTASPATVLPASHAARHRYYVVSSTWRNNATVYEPTGIPAARIEGPDRVLVHEIDLSYAILGWSGFLRDGEALREKYGERVGFHYDPREDVGLFWSNDPATTIGAMVRSIGGEELDVQVARNRKLQDAARRLGP; this is encoded by the coding sequence ATGAATCGAATCCTGCTGCCGGTGCTCCTCGGCCTGACGAACCTGGCGTCCATCAGCGCGGCCGCCCTCGTGAAGGACGAGCCCGGGCCGCCCCCGGCCGCGAAGATGGACCGCCCCCCTCGCAAGGTCGTCGTCGGGACGGCCATCCTCGGCGCCCACGGCGAGTACCCGGGGCTGGAGCGAAGGCTCCAGGCGCTGGGGGGGCTGGTCGACGAGATGGCCCGCCGCGCGGCGGAGCGACGGCCCGCGCGGGGCCTCGACCTGGCGATCCTGCCCGAGACGGCGGTGACGACCACGAGCGGCGACGCCCGTTCGCGGGCCGTCCCCCTCGAAGGCCCGGTCCAGGATTTCTTCGGCGACCTGGCGCGGAAGCACAAAACCTACATCCTCGCCACGATGGACCTGGCCGAGCCGGGGCCCAAGGGGACCACCTGTTCCAACGCCGCCGTCCTGTTCGACCGTCGGGGGGAGGTCGCGGGGATCTACGCCAAGCGGCATCCCGTGGCCTACGTCGGCAGCGACGTGCTGGAGGGCGGCGTCGCGCCGGGCCGGGACTGCCCGGTGTTCGCGTGCGACTTCGGCCGGCTGGGCGTCCAGATCTGCTGGGACGTCCAGTACGACGACGGTTGGGACGCCCTGGCGAAGGCCGGCGCCGAGATCGTCGCCTGGCCCACGGCCTCGCCGGCCACGGTGCTGCCGGCCTCGCATGCCGCCCGACACCGCTACTACGTCGTGTCGAGCACCTGGCGGAACAACGCCACCGTCTACGAGCCGACGGGGATACCCGCGGCGCGCATCGAGGGCCCCGACCGCGTGCTCGTCCACGAGATCGACCTGAGCTACGCCATCCTCGGCTGGTCGGGCTTCCTGCGGGACGGCGAGGCCCTGCGCGAGAAATACGGCGAACGCGTCGGCTTCCACTACGACCCGCGGGAAGACGTCGGCCTGTTTTGGTCCAACGACCCGGCGACGACCATCGGCGCCATGGTCCGCTCGATCGGCGGCGAGGAACTCGACGTCCAGGTCGCGCGTAACCGGAAGCTCCAGGACGCGGCCCGCAGGCTCGGCCCCTGA
- a CDS encoding PAS domain-containing sensor histidine kinase has translation MSEPRRTSTPPIVLLIAALLATTLGWFAVERLGRIAAIDEALGTPSHSWHVIALQCFLLAVVCLVGVALWLLRRRDEAEAGQAGLLAVLEAAPNGVALIDGGCRIVLVNARVEAMFGYHRDELLGRSIEILLPGAGDFLCSRTEPDVPPVLRRDMGAIRGLETKGRRKDGGPLPLAVSLGIVEERDGPIAACILHDLSERLREDARLREAYRALRFANDRLRGVVEGTSDLIAAFDRDRRLILLNGAYKATFERLFGRPIEQGMRLDEVLADSPEDLARLKTRWDRALAGERFQAVSTYPDRDGATTHLELSFSPIRDDAGTLIGASQVIRDVTDRVETDEALRRNAAQLETLAVSREKAYTALQGAYEELKLAESRLVQAEKLSALGQLIAGVAHEINNPLAFVGNDLVVLQRDVAGLVGLVRLYQQAAPTIAAQHPALAAEVAELSERMDLEYALENLEDLTSRARDGLGRIRRIVKDLRDFARLDEGEMDDADLNAGLASTVNIIAGLARDRNVEVELDLATLPKVTCSPGKINQVVLNLLINAVDASRSGAIVTLRTRPEGSDGVVIEVIDEGVGIDPAVRGRIFDPFFTTKPVGKGTGLGLSISYGIVQDHGGRIEVDSTLGQGSRFSIHLPLKPPPRPDPLAAATLQDDR, from the coding sequence ATGAGCGAGCCTCGGCGGACATCGACGCCCCCGATCGTGCTGTTGATCGCGGCCTTGCTGGCGACGACCCTGGGCTGGTTCGCGGTCGAGAGGCTGGGCCGGATCGCGGCCATCGACGAGGCCCTGGGGACGCCCTCGCATTCGTGGCACGTCATCGCGCTCCAGTGCTTCCTGCTGGCGGTGGTCTGCCTGGTGGGCGTGGCCCTCTGGCTGTTGCGGCGGCGGGACGAGGCCGAGGCCGGCCAGGCGGGCCTGCTCGCGGTGCTGGAGGCCGCCCCCAACGGCGTGGCCCTGATCGACGGCGGCTGCCGGATCGTGCTGGTCAACGCCCGGGTCGAGGCGATGTTCGGCTATCACCGCGACGAGCTGCTGGGGCGGTCGATCGAGATCCTCCTCCCCGGCGCGGGCGACTTCCTGTGCAGCCGCACCGAGCCGGACGTCCCGCCGGTGCTCCGCCGCGACATGGGGGCGATCCGCGGCCTGGAGACGAAGGGGAGGCGCAAGGACGGCGGGCCGCTCCCCCTGGCGGTCAGCCTGGGGATCGTCGAGGAGCGCGACGGCCCCATCGCCGCCTGCATCCTCCACGACCTCTCCGAGCGGCTCCGCGAGGACGCCCGGCTCCGCGAAGCCTACCGCGCGCTGCGGTTCGCCAACGACCGCCTCCGGGGCGTCGTCGAGGGGACCAGCGACCTGATCGCGGCGTTCGACCGCGACCGCCGCCTCATCCTCCTGAACGGCGCGTACAAGGCGACGTTCGAGCGCCTCTTCGGCCGGCCCATCGAGCAGGGCATGCGGCTCGACGAGGTCCTGGCCGACAGCCCCGAGGACCTCGCGCGCTTGAAGACGCGATGGGACCGCGCGCTGGCCGGCGAGCGGTTCCAGGCGGTCTCGACGTATCCCGACCGGGACGGGGCGACGACCCACCTGGAGCTGTCGTTCAGCCCGATCCGGGACGACGCCGGGACGCTCATCGGCGCCAGCCAGGTCATCCGCGACGTGACCGACCGCGTCGAGACCGACGAGGCCCTGCGCCGCAACGCCGCCCAGCTCGAGACCCTCGCCGTCTCGCGCGAGAAGGCGTACACCGCGCTGCAGGGGGCGTACGAGGAGCTGAAGCTCGCCGAGAGCCGGCTGGTGCAGGCCGAGAAGCTCTCGGCCCTGGGCCAGCTCATCGCCGGGGTCGCCCACGAGATCAACAACCCGCTGGCCTTCGTGGGCAACGACCTCGTCGTCCTCCAGCGCGACGTCGCGGGCCTGGTCGGGCTGGTGCGGCTCTACCAGCAGGCCGCGCCGACGATCGCCGCCCAGCACCCGGCGCTCGCCGCGGAGGTGGCCGAGCTGTCCGAGCGTATGGACCTCGAATACGCCCTGGAGAACCTCGAAGACCTGACGTCGCGGGCGCGCGACGGCCTGGGGCGGATCCGCCGGATCGTCAAGGACCTCCGCGACTTCGCCCGCCTCGACGAGGGGGAGATGGACGACGCCGACCTCAACGCCGGCCTCGCCTCCACGGTCAACATCATCGCCGGCCTGGCCCGCGACCGGAACGTCGAGGTCGAGCTCGACCTCGCGACGCTGCCCAAGGTGACCTGCTCGCCGGGCAAGATCAACCAGGTCGTCCTGAACCTCCTGATCAACGCCGTCGACGCCAGCCGCAGCGGCGCGATCGTGACCCTCCGCACCCGGCCCGAAGGGTCGGACGGCGTCGTGATCGAGGTGATCGACGAGGGCGTCGGCATCGACCCCGCCGTCCGCGGCCGGATCTTCGACCCCTTCTTCACCACCAAGCCCGTCGGCAAGGGCACGGGCCTGGGCCTCTCGATCAGCTACGGCATCGTCCAGGACCATGGCGGCCGGATCGAGGTCGATTCGACCCTCGGCCAGGGCTCGCGGTTCTCGATCCACCTCCCCCTCAAGCCCCCCCCCAGGCCCGACCCGCTCGCCGCCGCGACGCTCCAGGACGACCGCTGA